The Desulfatiglans anilini DSM 4660 genomic interval CGGTAGTAGCGCACGCTGTCCTCGGTAAAATCGATCAGGCGCTCGATCCGGTCCTTGAGCTTCAGAAACTGCTTCTCGTTCAGGTCGGCGCATTCGAAGACGGATTTCTGCACCCGCGTGCCGGCGCCCTTGAGCGCCTTGGCCACCCGGTTCCGCACCTTGTC includes:
- the cas2 gene encoding CRISPR-associated endonuclease Cas2; protein product: MFYLICFDIVDDKVRNRVAKALKGAGTRVQKSVFECADLNEKQFLKLKDRIERLIDFTEDSVRYYRQCGGCLSHFEFSGVGEQPEKRKFAVL